A part of Terriglobia bacterium genomic DNA contains:
- a CDS encoding phage resistance protein, with the protein MTLLRDIIEIPEKVQRGDFVLHLAEDVTRPEVVLSDYVVTPELKSCFDDALSFICSAIQSRTSKASYLHGSFGCGKSHFMAVLHLILQGYPAARGIPELAPVIQKHNNWLSGKKFLLVPYHMIGAHDMESGILGGYVDYVRRAHPGTPIPGVYLAEGLFRDAQALRSRMGDAAFFAALSEGNGNGGGWGELDAGWDAARFEAAIAEPPGSEERSQLISILVSKFFGSYDTQAGGRGEAFVSLDKGLSVLSKHASALGYDAVVLFLDELILWLASHATDLKFVHQEGQKLAKLVEAQTPDRPIPIVSFVARQRDLRELIGEAVPGADRLNFGDALRHWEGRFHKITLEDRNLPAIAERRVLKCRNHAARQELDASFEQTSKIRQSAMNILLTSDGDRQMFRRIYPFSPALVQTLIAVSSVLQRERTALKVMVQLLVEQRDTLKLGDIVPVGDLFDVIAHGDEAFSQDMAIHFDNAKRLYHQKLLPMLEKQYGMHREDLEQLSFDDPQQTAFRCDDRLLKTLLLSALVPEVESLRALTADRLAALNHGSIKTPVEGREGQEVIRRIRNWAAGVGEIRIGEEANPTISIQLTGVDVESIIEQARREDNYGNRIRRVRQMLYEQLQIQGEGEFEQYRQLVWRNTSRNFTVLFRNIRELHDNSLENTGESWKLIIDFPFDEAGHGPRDDLSLLQSFRDSHRQGAKTLCWVPAFLSADALKDLGMLVILDHVLAGERFLQYANHLSPPDKQAAKSLLENQRSVLRQRVQNHLDAAYGLEAITPGSIDATHELELSERYISLWPGFDPRPPVAAKLCGAMEHLLGQALEHEFPAAPEFGAEVKPAILKKVCEQALQAAQTADGRFPVDKVLRPLLRQIANPLLLGEMGIDATHFVLGQHWRNHFLRKAAETGSEITVGHLRDWMNHPKSMGLPKEAQNLVILTFAAQANRTFYQHGTLYEASLTDLPDDCELREQKLPKQEQWQVAVQRAGSIFGVAVSPLLSANNVSTLTSGVRRKTGETQRSCHAFCQRLRDGMTRLGMVPETADRMKTAAAMRTLADCIQASGDTDLIGLLATAEITTSEAAMGECLAKTAELAGAFETLSWDIFDSLGGITDEHRAAAEQVLTEVRQALSSDEHVVQLAPALKVAATKGLRLITKTIVAPAQPVSRATPPEPTPGPPPQPAKVGRRIVGQGTEQNLPLAAAKDLLLKLDREISPGQTARISLSWIIEEEGSKS; encoded by the coding sequence ATGACTCTTTTGAGAGACATAATCGAAATTCCCGAAAAGGTGCAACGAGGCGATTTCGTCCTGCACCTGGCCGAGGATGTCACGCGACCTGAGGTCGTTCTCTCGGACTACGTCGTGACTCCTGAGCTGAAGTCCTGCTTTGACGACGCGCTCTCGTTCATTTGCAGCGCCATCCAGAGCCGGACCAGCAAAGCCAGCTATCTGCACGGCAGCTTCGGCTGCGGCAAAAGCCATTTCATGGCGGTCCTGCACCTGATCCTGCAGGGGTACCCGGCAGCGCGCGGCATTCCTGAACTCGCGCCGGTGATCCAGAAGCACAACAACTGGTTATCGGGCAAGAAGTTTCTGCTCGTCCCATACCACATGATCGGCGCGCATGACATGGAGTCGGGCATCCTGGGGGGTTACGTCGATTACGTTCGCCGCGCCCACCCCGGGACACCGATCCCTGGAGTTTACCTGGCGGAGGGCCTGTTCCGCGATGCGCAGGCGTTGCGCTCCCGAATGGGTGACGCCGCGTTTTTTGCCGCACTGAGCGAAGGCAACGGCAATGGCGGAGGCTGGGGCGAGCTGGACGCCGGGTGGGATGCGGCGCGATTTGAAGCAGCCATCGCGGAGCCGCCAGGATCCGAGGAACGTTCGCAGCTGATCAGCATCCTCGTGAGCAAGTTTTTCGGATCCTACGACACCCAGGCCGGAGGGCGGGGCGAGGCTTTTGTTTCGCTGGACAAAGGATTGTCGGTTCTGAGCAAACATGCCTCGGCACTCGGTTACGACGCCGTTGTCCTTTTTCTCGACGAACTGATCCTCTGGCTTGCCAGTCACGCGACCGACCTGAAATTCGTTCATCAGGAAGGCCAGAAGCTCGCCAAGCTGGTCGAGGCGCAGACACCCGACAGGCCGATCCCGATCGTCAGCTTTGTGGCCCGGCAGCGCGATTTGCGCGAGCTGATCGGGGAGGCTGTGCCCGGCGCGGACCGGCTCAACTTCGGGGATGCGCTCCGGCACTGGGAAGGACGTTTCCACAAGATCACGCTGGAGGATCGCAACCTTCCCGCCATCGCCGAGCGGCGCGTGTTGAAGTGCCGAAATCACGCTGCGCGGCAGGAACTGGATGCCTCATTCGAGCAGACTTCAAAGATCAGGCAATCAGCAATGAACATACTTCTTACTAGCGATGGGGACCGGCAGATGTTCCGGCGCATTTATCCGTTCAGTCCTGCGCTGGTCCAGACTCTGATCGCCGTGTCAAGCGTCCTACAGCGCGAGAGAACCGCACTCAAAGTAATGGTGCAGCTTCTCGTCGAACAGCGGGACACGCTGAAACTGGGGGATATCGTTCCGGTCGGCGATCTGTTCGACGTGATCGCGCATGGCGATGAAGCCTTCAGCCAGGATATGGCGATCCATTTCGACAACGCCAAGAGGCTGTACCATCAGAAACTGCTGCCGATGCTGGAAAAACAGTACGGCATGCACCGCGAGGACCTGGAACAGCTCTCATTCGACGACCCCCAACAAACCGCATTCCGGTGCGACGATCGCTTGCTAAAGACGCTTCTGCTTTCTGCCCTGGTACCCGAAGTTGAGTCGTTGCGGGCGTTGACAGCGGATCGGCTCGCGGCGCTCAATCACGGCTCCATAAAAACACCGGTCGAGGGAAGAGAAGGTCAGGAGGTAATCCGGAGAATAAGAAATTGGGCGGCCGGGGTTGGCGAGATCCGGATCGGTGAGGAGGCGAACCCGACCATTTCCATCCAGCTTACCGGAGTGGACGTCGAGAGCATCATCGAGCAGGCCCGGCGCGAGGACAATTATGGCAACCGCATCCGCCGTGTGCGCCAAATGCTCTATGAGCAGCTCCAGATCCAGGGTGAAGGCGAGTTTGAACAGTACCGGCAATTGGTATGGCGAAACACCTCGCGCAATTTCACAGTGCTGTTCAGAAACATCCGAGAACTCCACGACAACTCACTAGAAAACACTGGTGAATCGTGGAAACTCATCATCGATTTTCCTTTCGACGAGGCCGGTCACGGCCCGCGAGATGACCTTAGCCTGCTGCAGTCGTTCAGGGACAGTCACAGGCAGGGTGCGAAAACCCTGTGCTGGGTGCCGGCGTTTCTGAGCGCAGATGCACTGAAGGACCTCGGCATGCTTGTGATCCTGGACCATGTGCTCGCAGGCGAAAGGTTCCTACAATATGCAAACCATCTTTCCCCGCCGGACAAGCAGGCGGCGAAATCTTTGTTGGAGAACCAGCGCAGCGTGCTGCGGCAGCGTGTGCAGAATCACCTGGACGCGGCCTACGGGCTGGAGGCCATTACACCGGGATCCATTGATGCGACGCATGAGCTGGAGCTGAGCGAGCGCTACATTTCTCTTTGGCCCGGATTTGATCCGCGGCCGCCGGTGGCCGCCAAGCTATGCGGCGCCATGGAGCACCTGCTCGGCCAGGCCTTGGAGCATGAGTTCCCGGCCGCTCCCGAGTTCGGCGCCGAAGTGAAACCGGCAATTCTGAAAAAAGTATGCGAACAGGCGCTGCAGGCAGCCCAAACCGCCGATGGCCGCTTCCCGGTCGATAAAGTGCTGAGACCTCTGCTGCGGCAGATCGCCAATCCGCTTCTGCTCGGCGAAATGGGAATTGATGCAACGCATTTCGTGCTGGGCCAACACTGGCGCAACCATTTCCTCCGCAAGGCTGCCGAGACGGGAAGTGAAATCACGGTGGGTCATCTGCGCGATTGGATGAACCATCCCAAGTCAATGGGGCTGCCGAAGGAAGCTCAGAACCTGGTCATTCTCACTTTTGCGGCTCAGGCCAACCGCACTTTCTATCAGCACGGCACTCTGTACGAGGCAAGCCTGACGGACCTGCCGGACGACTGCGAGTTGCGTGAACAAAAGCTTCCCAAGCAGGAGCAATGGCAGGTCGCTGTTCAGCGCGCCGGGAGCATCTTCGGCGTAGCAGTTTCCCCTCTGTTGAGTGCGAACAATGTCAGCACGCTGACAAGCGGAGTTAGAAGGAAAACCGGCGAAACACAGCGTTCCTGTCATGCGTTTTGCCAGCGTCTTCGGGATGGAATGACGCGACTGGGAATGGTCCCAGAAACCGCAGACCGGATGAAAACCGCGGCGGCAATGCGCACGCTGGCCGATTGCATTCAGGCCTCCGGAGACACTGATCTCATCGGCCTGCTTGCTACAGCGGAGATCACGACGAGTGAAGCAGCAATGGGCGAGTGCCTTGCCAAAACGGCAGAGCTCGCCGGTGCTTTCGAGACGCTCAGCTGGGATATTTTCGATAGTCTGGGCGGCATAACGGACGAGCACCGTGCTGCGGCAGAGCAGGTATTGACGGAGGTGCGCCAGGCCCTGAGCAGTGATGAACACGTGGTCCAGCTGGCACCTGCTTTGAAGGTTGCCGCCACGAAGGGCCTGAGGCTGATCACAAAAACAATTGTTGCACCTGCTCAACCGGTTTCA
- a CDS encoding putative DNA binding domain-containing protein, translated as MSIPTNAEICQILNRLEAQTADELETQWLEFKPWADARAVSHTSAEYAVSFANAEGGLIVFGVGDRVRSRANAIHGSGNCDLDLLRRSVFDCTRPNIGVDVEELPVPEGTGRLLLVRVPKGSNPPYGTVQGVFKQRVGKSCMPMDAQSFARARVSTGIVDWSGDAADGLDPGDLDQVEIARARNVLRRLKPQSELLRVDDGTFLTGLGAVRQGRVTRTGLLLFGREDVISSLCPQHQVHYVYETSETTVSRNDSYRAGLLQILERIEQAFTGPANPEHEATIGLFKLRIPAYPIEVVREALLNALTHRDYSDPGEVLIRHAARDLVITSPGGFLAGITPKNILRHEPVSRNRTLAEAFEKLGLVERAGMGRRRIFIPMLSSGKRIPEYQTDGTRVVLRIFDGTFDERMAVLVAKWRGDGREIDLDGLLVLSYLREHAFIDSGAASELLQLSKQSVLGILDHLAQPKTGILERRGRTRAATYHLSKAVAKDLLGKAAYTRTRGVDPIRFGEMVRQFVTDHGSITPRECRELLGLGESQTAKVEISRHLRVWSGPGGFLRREGKANKIRYVPKSEGECVG; from the coding sequence ATGAGCATTCCCACTAATGCGGAAATCTGCCAAATCCTCAATCGCCTGGAAGCGCAGACTGCGGACGAGCTAGAAACGCAATGGCTCGAGTTCAAGCCCTGGGCCGACGCGAGGGCAGTCTCCCATACATCAGCGGAATATGCGGTGTCGTTCGCCAACGCCGAAGGTGGCCTGATCGTATTCGGCGTGGGAGACCGGGTCCGTAGCCGTGCGAATGCAATACATGGATCCGGCAACTGCGACCTCGATTTGCTTCGCCGGTCCGTGTTTGACTGCACACGTCCAAACATTGGGGTTGACGTTGAAGAGCTTCCCGTTCCTGAAGGTACCGGACGGCTGTTGTTGGTCCGCGTTCCTAAGGGATCGAATCCGCCTTACGGTACGGTCCAGGGTGTGTTCAAGCAGCGGGTGGGAAAGAGCTGCATGCCCATGGACGCCCAGAGCTTCGCCAGGGCCCGGGTTTCCACCGGCATCGTGGATTGGAGCGGCGATGCAGCCGATGGCCTCGATCCCGGCGACCTCGATCAAGTCGAGATTGCTCGGGCGCGCAACGTCCTGCGACGGCTCAAACCTCAGTCCGAGCTTTTGCGCGTCGATGATGGGACTTTCCTGACGGGGCTTGGAGCTGTGCGGCAGGGCCGCGTGACGCGGACGGGGTTACTGCTGTTCGGCCGGGAGGATGTGATCTCGTCACTCTGCCCGCAGCACCAGGTGCATTATGTGTACGAGACCTCTGAAACCACGGTCTCGCGCAATGACTCCTACCGCGCCGGACTTCTGCAAATCCTGGAGCGGATCGAGCAGGCCTTCACCGGGCCCGCCAATCCCGAGCATGAGGCCACAATCGGGCTTTTCAAACTGCGGATCCCCGCTTACCCGATCGAGGTCGTACGCGAAGCGTTGCTCAACGCCCTCACGCATCGCGACTACAGCGATCCCGGTGAGGTTTTGATCCGGCATGCCGCGCGTGACCTGGTGATCACGAGTCCCGGCGGATTTCTGGCGGGAATCACACCAAAGAACATTCTGCGTCACGAACCGGTCTCGAGGAACCGGACGTTGGCCGAAGCTTTTGAAAAGCTCGGGCTAGTGGAACGCGCCGGAATGGGGCGCCGGCGCATCTTCATCCCGATGCTCTCTTCCGGAAAACGAATTCCCGAATATCAAACCGATGGCACGCGTGTTGTGCTTCGGATCTTCGATGGCACCTTCGATGAACGCATGGCGGTTCTGGTGGCGAAGTGGCGCGGCGACGGTCGAGAGATAGACCTCGATGGATTGTTGGTCCTGAGTTACCTGCGCGAGCATGCATTTATCGATAGCGGGGCTGCATCTGAACTTCTCCAGTTATCGAAACAGTCCGTTCTTGGGATCCTTGACCACCTGGCTCAGCCGAAGACCGGCATTCTGGAACGTCGCGGCAGAACCAGAGCCGCAACCTACCACCTCAGCAAAGCGGTTGCGAAAGACCTGCTGGGCAAAGCCGCTTATACCAGAACCCGTGGAGTTGATCCGATCCGGTTCGGCGAAATGGTTCGCCAGTTCGTCACCGATCATGGTTCGATCACCCCGAGAGAGTGCCGGGAGTTGCTTGGTCTTGGAGAATCCCAGACCGCCAAGGTCGAAATTTCCCGTCACTTGAGGGTCTGGTCGGGCCCGGGGGGATTCCTCCGCCGTGAGGGGAAGGCGAACAAGATAAGGTATGTCCCGAAATCCGAAGGCGAATGTGTCGGTTGA
- the pglX gene encoding BREX-2 system adenine-specific DNA-methyltransferase PglX has protein sequence MIERRQLLSNVSKLLQRLEGDLLERSESVEVPDVGQWLRAEHSRARQAERTAQNYEDWRSDSITQSAAAWVLSCVFVRFLEDNRLIDPPKIAGPGDRLNRARDEHELYFRAHPTLNDRDYLLAVFDHLAQLPGAAEIFGRHNALRAQPNWLSGDAAAELLRFFQRINPESGGLVHDFTDAGWDTRFLGDLYQDLSEEARKRYALLQTPEFVEEFILDRTLDPALDEFGLDAPPMLDREGIAVTAAGFRMIDPACGSGHFLLGSFRRILDRWQRKEPGTSVRELVQRTLNSIHGVDLNPYAVAITRFRLLLAAMKSCDIRRLADAPAFQLNLACGDSLLHGAGSQMFLGDWRPLAHYFHAEDSRGLDRMLVNGRYHAVVANPPYITPKDRALNQAYRQRYGTCHMKYSLAVPFMERIFWLAVDGGYTGQITTNSFMKREFGKELVENYLPKIDLTHVIDTSGAYLPGHGTPTVVLFARKRRPVAGTIRAVMGIKGEPATPEDPGRGLVWSAILDQIDHVGSQSSFVSVNDTPREQFGRHPWSIGGGGAAELRDLLDKAGSHFLGDMVVSIGPSAILGEEDAFSTAKGSQRIRQLPATYRRLFVEGEDIRDWGLLPQLEVLFPYDGNIELQRNELILTWLWPLRTTLSARLDFSRATYAQCGRPWWEYHQIPVERNRTPLSLVLSHVATHNHLSLCRGGLMFNRHAPLITLPANASEDDHLGLLGILNSSIACFWMKQVFHNKGSTVDQHGARQRTTPFEDFWEHDGTKLKQFPLPADQPLALARKLDALARQLSASLPEVAARRTLPTAAMLAEHRQLFHTTLFRMIALQEDLDWECYKLYDLLPHEADVLRCESPPELKFGHRAFEIVLARRMAAGEEESSWFARHGSTPVIEIPAEWPDEYKQIVRWRIELIESDRNIGLIERPEFKRRWNIESWELQQEWALRNWLLDRLEGYFDFDGRMNDEGKTTARIEQGLISLARLADIARQDPEFMQVGEVYRDDPGFDVQKLVTELVDAESVPLLPVLRYKETGLRKRAEWEHTWELQRQEDAIDARTKLPRDHSSFLTEDDAKALKRNEVGDIPVPPKYASADFLTTNYWRLRGKLDVQKERWVSFPHCHGSDGTLMIAWAGYNHLQLARAISTHYVDVQERLGGREDPRLVPLLACLIELLPWLKQWHNEIDPWFRLPMGDYFEGFIQEEARQMGKTPAEIRAWRPAQRAASRRNRR, from the coding sequence ATGATCGAGCGTCGGCAATTACTCTCGAATGTGAGCAAGCTGCTCCAGCGGCTCGAAGGTGATCTGTTGGAACGAAGCGAGTCTGTCGAAGTTCCTGATGTGGGCCAATGGCTTCGGGCGGAGCACAGCCGCGCGCGCCAGGCCGAAAGAACCGCGCAGAATTACGAGGACTGGCGAAGCGATTCAATCACGCAAAGCGCCGCTGCTTGGGTGCTCTCGTGCGTGTTCGTGCGTTTTCTAGAGGACAACCGCCTGATCGATCCACCCAAGATCGCCGGCCCGGGCGATCGCTTGAACCGCGCCCGGGACGAACACGAGCTTTATTTCCGGGCGCATCCAACCCTCAACGACCGCGACTACCTTCTGGCCGTCTTTGACCATCTGGCCCAGCTTCCCGGCGCCGCAGAAATCTTCGGCCGCCACAACGCCCTGCGCGCACAGCCGAACTGGCTCTCGGGAGATGCCGCCGCAGAGCTGCTTCGCTTTTTCCAGAGAATCAACCCGGAATCCGGCGGGCTGGTGCACGACTTCACCGATGCGGGCTGGGACACGCGTTTCCTCGGCGATCTCTACCAGGATCTTTCGGAAGAGGCCCGCAAAAGGTACGCCCTCCTCCAGACCCCTGAATTCGTCGAAGAGTTCATCCTCGACCGCACCCTCGATCCAGCGCTGGACGAGTTTGGCCTCGATGCTCCGCCTATGCTGGACCGCGAAGGGATCGCGGTGACGGCGGCCGGATTTCGGATGATCGATCCCGCCTGCGGCAGCGGCCATTTCCTTCTCGGCAGCTTTCGCCGCATCCTGGACCGATGGCAACGCAAGGAGCCCGGCACGTCTGTACGCGAACTGGTCCAGCGGACGCTCAACAGCATCCACGGCGTGGATTTGAATCCGTACGCCGTTGCGATCACGCGCTTTCGCCTGCTCTTGGCCGCGATGAAATCCTGCGACATCCGGCGCCTCGCGGATGCGCCTGCATTTCAACTGAACCTCGCCTGCGGCGATTCTCTTTTGCACGGCGCGGGTAGCCAGATGTTTCTGGGTGACTGGCGACCGCTCGCACACTACTTCCACGCCGAAGACTCGCGTGGCCTGGATCGGATGCTCGTGAACGGACGGTATCACGCGGTCGTAGCCAATCCTCCGTACATCACGCCGAAAGATCGTGCCCTGAACCAAGCCTATCGGCAACGATACGGCACATGTCATATGAAGTATTCGCTCGCAGTCCCTTTCATGGAGCGCATCTTCTGGCTTGCTGTCGACGGCGGCTACACCGGGCAAATCACGACAAACAGCTTCATGAAACGAGAGTTTGGAAAGGAGCTGGTCGAAAACTACCTGCCCAAAATCGACTTGACTCACGTTATCGACACAAGCGGCGCCTACCTCCCCGGCCACGGTACGCCGACGGTGGTCCTTTTCGCTCGCAAGCGTCGACCTGTCGCTGGGACTATTCGCGCGGTTATGGGCATCAAGGGTGAACCCGCCACGCCAGAGGATCCAGGACGCGGACTTGTCTGGTCGGCTATCCTCGACCAGATCGACCATGTCGGCAGCCAGAGCTCCTTTGTGAGCGTCAATGACACCCCACGCGAACAGTTCGGAAGACACCCCTGGTCCATCGGCGGCGGCGGTGCGGCAGAGTTGAGAGATCTCCTTGACAAGGCTGGCAGCCACTTTTTGGGCGACATGGTTGTGTCGATTGGACCGAGTGCAATTCTTGGCGAAGAAGATGCGTTCAGTACGGCAAAGGGATCCCAGCGCATCCGCCAGCTACCTGCCACTTATCGCCGGCTATTTGTCGAGGGCGAGGACATCCGAGACTGGGGACTTCTGCCACAACTCGAGGTGCTCTTTCCGTACGACGGCAATATCGAACTGCAAAGAAATGAGCTGATCCTGACATGGCTTTGGCCCCTTAGGACAACGCTCTCAGCTCGACTCGATTTCAGCAGAGCAACGTACGCGCAGTGCGGTCGGCCATGGTGGGAGTACCACCAGATTCCTGTTGAGCGGAACCGGACGCCACTGTCACTTGTGTTGTCGCATGTCGCCACGCACAATCATTTGAGCCTCTGCCGTGGCGGCCTGATGTTCAACAGGCACGCGCCGTTGATCACGCTACCTGCCAACGCCAGCGAAGACGACCACCTCGGGCTGCTGGGCATACTCAACAGTTCCATCGCGTGCTTCTGGATGAAGCAGGTGTTTCATAACAAGGGGAGCACGGTTGATCAACATGGGGCGCGTCAACGAACCACACCCTTTGAGGACTTCTGGGAACACGACGGCACGAAGCTTAAGCAATTCCCATTGCCCGCCGATCAGCCACTGGCACTCGCCAGAAAGCTCGACGCCCTCGCGCGGCAACTGTCTGCCTCGCTTCCGGAAGTAGCAGCGCGTCGGACGCTTCCAACGGCAGCAATGTTGGCCGAGCATCGGCAGCTTTTCCACACCACGCTCTTTCGGATGATCGCGTTGCAGGAGGATCTAGACTGGGAATGCTACAAGCTATACGACCTTCTGCCCCATGAAGCGGATGTTTTGCGATGCGAGAGCCCGCCCGAATTGAAGTTCGGGCATCGGGCGTTTGAGATTGTCCTCGCGCGACGCATGGCGGCCGGCGAGGAGGAATCAAGCTGGTTCGCCCGTCACGGCTCGACACCGGTCATCGAAATTCCTGCCGAGTGGCCCGATGAGTACAAGCAGATCGTGCGGTGGCGGATCGAGCTGATCGAGTCCGACCGCAACATTGGCCTCATCGAACGACCGGAGTTCAAGCGGCGGTGGAACATCGAGTCTTGGGAACTACAGCAAGAATGGGCTCTGCGGAACTGGCTGCTGGACAGGTTGGAGGGATACTTCGACTTTGATGGCCGTATGAACGACGAAGGCAAAACCACGGCCAGGATCGAGCAAGGCCTAATTTCACTTGCGCGGCTTGCCGACATCGCGCGACAGGATCCCGAATTCATGCAGGTCGGCGAGGTCTATCGCGACGATCCGGGTTTTGATGTGCAGAAGCTCGTCACCGAACTGGTCGATGCGGAGAGCGTGCCGTTGCTGCCCGTTTTGCGCTACAAGGAAACCGGGTTGCGCAAAAGGGCGGAATGGGAACACACCTGGGAACTGCAACGGCAGGAAGATGCCATTGATGCTCGGACGAAGCTGCCCCGGGATCATTCAAGTTTTCTGACCGAAGATGATGCTAAGGCTCTGAAGCGCAACGAGGTCGGCGATATCCCCGTGCCTCCGAAATACGCAAGCGCTGATTTCCTGACGACCAATTACTGGCGCTTGCGCGGCAAGCTTGATGTGCAGAAGGAGCGCTGGGTGAGCTTTCCGCATTGCCACGGATCGGACGGCACGCTGATGATCGCGTGGGCCGGCTACAATCACCTACAGCTTGCGCGCGCGATCAGCACCCATTACGTGGACGTCCAGGAACGGCTAGGCGGCCGCGAGGACCCGCGTCTGGTGCCGCTGCTGGCCTGCCTGATCGAGCTGCTCCCCTGGCTGAAGCAGTGGCACAACGAGATCGATCCCTGGTTCCGCCTGCCGATGGGCGACTATTTCGAAGGCTTCATTCAGGAAGAAGCCCGCCAGATGGGCAAAACACCGGCTGAGATCAGGGCATGGCGGCCGGCGCAGCGTGCCGCATCCAGAAGGAACCGCCGATGA